The DNA region CGTACTCTATATAAAGGAGGGTGGTCTGGCATATCTGCACGCCGAAGCCAGCGACGGAGACTGAATATGCTGGTGCTAACTCGCCAGCCGATCGGTAACAGGTGTCCAGGCCTGTGCGGCAAATGCGTCATCAAGCGGCGTTTCGGCAATATGGTTCACATAGTTGCTGAGAGTCTTGAAACTTAGGCCCAGAATCACCTCGAGGATTTGTGCCTTGCTGTAACCCGCCGCCTTAAAAGTGGCGATATCATCATCAGACACCCAACCGCGTTTTTCAACGACCGCGGTAGTAAAGGTACGCAAAGCTTCCAATTTTTCGTCGTCGATCGGTTGGTCATTGCGGATCGCGTCTATCACATCGGCAGGTACTTTTTGCATGCCGGCGACCACAGAGTGAGCCGCCACACAATAATCGCACTCATTGAATCGGCTCGCTGCCAAAATTACTAACTGGCGTTCAGTAGCTGAAAAAGATGATTCGTCGAAGATTTTTCCGATTGTCAAATAAGCTTTGATCGCTGCCGGGGATTCCGCCAATACGCCGAGCAGGTTGGGAATAAACCCAAACGACTTTTCGGCGGCGGCTAACAGCTCGGCTGATTCCGCCGGTGCCGTTTCTTTGGAGTGTACGTTGAATTGACTCATGATGAGCTCCTGTTGTATTCCGATTTTCAGTATGTACACAGTACGGTCGATGAAGGACTCGTTCTATGGTCATTGGTATTGAATAGTGATACCGATCGTCTGATATTTGGCACCAATCACAGAGTAGCGGGCTAAGCGGCTGCCGACCGGTGACTCTGACCCAGCAGGATCTTTTTCGACTCCTCGGTCATCGTCGGTGTGGTATTGATGCTGGCACCGATTTCGTAGGCGCGAACAACGGCTGGCCGTTGCTCGATTGTCTCGAACCAGCGTTTCAGGTTCGGATAATCCTCAAGCCCCAGTTGCAGAAACGGGTGCTTGAATACCCAGGGATAACTGGCCATGTCGGCAATCGAGTAGTCGCCGGCGATGAACTCGCGGTCTGCCAGTCGCTTGTCCAGGACCTTGAACAGGCGGCTTGTCTCGTTGACATAGCGGTCGATCGCATAAGGGATTTTCTCTGGCGCATACTGGCCAAAGTGCAGATTTTGTCCGAGCATCGGGCCAAGCCCACCCATTTGCCAAAACAACCATTGCAGTACATCGGCACGTCCAGGGGCGTCTGTAGGCAGAAAAAGCCCGGTTTTTTCTGCCAGGTAAAGCAATATGGCGCCGGACTCGAAAAGCGACAAAGGCATGCCAGGTTCGCCGGGACTATGGTCGACAATCGCCGGCATCCTGTTGTTCGGGGAGATGCGCAGGAACTCAGGTTCAAACTGTTCCCCCTTGCTGATGTTGACGGGCTCGATGCGATACGGAATTCCCGTTTCCTCCAGGAACACAAGTACCTTGTACCCGTTGGGGGTCGTCCAGAAATAAAAGTCAATCATTGCGTTCTCCGTCTTGCTCTCGTTGTCGATAGTGGGTGGTACTCTCTCCGCCAAATCCCCAGTTGTCCGTATCGATTTCGTCGATGACAACATGGGTTGTCTGCGGATCCTTGTTGAGTACGCGTCCAAGCATTGCTGTGGTCTCCCGGATCAATAATTCCTTTTGCTCGGTAGTAACGCCTTCACGGGTTATCCTGATGTTTACGTATGGCACGGCTGGTCTCCTTTTTGTACATACCAAACTGAGGTCGATAAGCTATTGCGACTGTGATGGCGCGATCTGGCCGTCCCTGGCCATTAATCAATGTCCTGTTCGCTTACCGCTGGCCTAGGCAGCCCAGGGCAACAGCGCCACGTTGCCGATCACTTCATTGTTCGCGACCAGACGATGTGCCTCTGCCGCCTCACTCAATGGCAAGGTCCGGTCCAGTAATGGAGTTATCTTGCCTTCACGCACGAGTTGCAGGCCAAATTCCAGGTCGCTTTTGTCGCTGGCCATTGATCCTTTCAGCTCTTTCTGTTCGAAGAAAAGACTACGGATGTCAAATTTGACCTCTGGTCCAGCCGCGAATCCAAATGCGACGATAACGCCGGTTGCTTTCGCAGCAGCGATACTCGTGGCGAGAACGTCGCCCGCCAGGTTATCGATGACCACGTCGGCGCCACGGCCGTCGGTCCACTCCTTTACGCGTTCCACAAGGTCTTCATTGCTTGTGTTGATCACGAGATCTGCACCGAGTTCGCGGACAGCATCCGCCTTGGACGCGTTGCGTATGGTGGTGGCCACCCGGGCTCCCAGCGCCTTGGCAACCTGAATCTGCATGCTGCCGGAGCCTGAAGCACCGGCCTGGACCAAAACTGTGTCACCGGCCTTGACGCCAGCGACTTCCTTGACCGCACGTACCGCGGTTGCAAGCGCGACGGGTAGTGTTGCCACTTCCGCCGGCGTGAGGCCGGTATCATCCTTCAACAGGAAACGCGCGGGAACTTCGATGTACTGCGCATACGTTCCCGGGATGTGCAGACCGGGCAGAGCAAAGCTCGGCGCCTGGCTAGCCGGATAGATGTCGTAGTCCTCTTCGCTTTGTGGATAACCCGGAACCACGATGATCCGTTCGCCGATCTCAAAACCGGTGACGTCTTTGCCCGCCCGGAAAACTTCACCGGCGGCATCCGCGCCCAGAATGTGAGGGAAGGGGAAGTCGGGCACTACCGAGCCCTCCCGGAGATAGTGGTCCAGACGGTTCACGCCGGCGGCCAGGATTTTGACCAGGACGTTACCCGGTTTGGGTTTCGGTGTTGCGATGTCTTCATACTTGAGTACGTCGAAATCGCCAAATTGGTGAATGACTGCTGCTTTCATTGTCTTGCTCCTTAATTTCACAATTCGTTGGTGGAAAATTACGATCCCACAATAGGCCAGTGTGCTTTTGTGATAAACTAGGTAATCAGAGAAACATTTATGCGAAATATGCAAAGATAGGTAAAAGGCATGGATAGTATTGCGGGCATGCGCATCCTTGTGCGTGTCGTAGATTCGGGGAGTTTCTCGGCAGCCGCACGACAACTCGGTATTGCGCCATCGTCCGTGTCTCGTCAAATCAACCAACTCGAAGAAGACCTGGGCGCGAGACTTTTCGTCCGTACAACGCGGAAGTTAAGCCTTACCGAAGCGGGGCAGCTCTACTATGAGCGCGCTCGCGGCATCATCGACGACGTCAATGAAGCGAAACTGGCGTTATCACAGCTCGGATCGCCGAGTGGGATTCTTCGCGTTACGGTGCCAAGCGGCATAGGCCGGCAACTTGTGGTTTCCGCAGTTCCGGCCTTTCTCGATAAGTATCCGGCCATCAAAATCGTCTTGTCGATGACAGACCGAATGGTAGACATCGTCGACGCTGGCATCGATGTCGCCATCCGCGTGGGGCGTCAAAGGGACTCAAGCTTCAAAGCTCGGAAGATCGGCGAAAGCAAACGGATTGTCTGTGCCAGCCCTGAATATCTAAAAAAAGCCGGCACGCCGAAAAAACCAGTGGATCTCGAGAGTCATAACTGCATCACCTGGCGAGATCATCCCGGACACAATGTCTGGACATTTCGCGGGCCTGACGGCGTCTCGAATGTGCGTGCTTCAGGGAGTTTTTTCGCAAAAAATGCGGATGCGATCGTAGCCGCCACGGTTGCCGGCCTGGGGCTTTCGCTATTGCCCGACTGGAATATGGGTATCGAACTCCGGCAAAAGCAGCTGCGACCGGTACTGACAGATTACCAGGCCAGTCCCGCGGCCAGCCCGGTTTACGCCGTGCATGCGCATCAACGGCACGTGCCACCGAAAATTCGCGTGTTTATAGATTTTCTTATCGAAGCCTTCGCGAGAACTCGATACTCATAGCAACAGAGCGGGCGTTATTCCGAGTATTCCCGCTCGTACTCACGCTCAAGTTCACAGACGCGAATCTTGTACCAGGCAAAAATTTTTTCGCGGCTGAGTTGCTGTACTTTTACATGCTCCGGATCGTCCCGCCACGCTTTTATGGCCTCGCGATCGCGCCAAAAAAACAGACTCACGAACTTCCTCTCATTTTCGAGACTGCAACACGGCGCCTCACCCAGAAACCCGTCGTATTGTTTGACCTGCTCTTGCATATGCTTCAGCGCGGCCTCGAACTCTGAATCCATACCGGCCCGCATTTCGAACTCTACAATTACAACCATCATGGG from Pseudomonadota bacterium includes:
- a CDS encoding carboxymuconolactone decarboxylase family protein, producing the protein MSQFNVHSKETAPAESAELLAAAEKSFGFIPNLLGVLAESPAAIKAYLTIGKIFDESSFSATERQLVILAASRFNECDYCVAAHSVVAGMQKVPADVIDAIRNDQPIDDEKLEALRTFTTAVVEKRGWVSDDDIATFKAAGYSKAQILEVILGLSFKTLSNYVNHIAETPLDDAFAAQAWTPVTDRLAS
- a CDS encoding glutathione S-transferase N-terminal domain-containing protein; this encodes MIDFYFWTTPNGYKVLVFLEETGIPYRIEPVNISKGEQFEPEFLRISPNNRMPAIVDHSPGEPGMPLSLFESGAILLYLAEKTGLFLPTDAPGRADVLQWLFWQMGGLGPMLGQNLHFGQYAPEKIPYAIDRYVNETSRLFKVLDKRLADREFIAGDYSIADMASYPWVFKHPFLQLGLEDYPNLKRWFETIEQRPAVVRAYEIGASINTTPTMTEESKKILLGQSHRSAAA
- a CDS encoding 4-oxalocrotonate tautomerase family protein is translated as MPYVNIRITREGVTTEQKELLIRETTAMLGRVLNKDPQTTHVVIDEIDTDNWGFGGESTTHYRQREQDGERND
- a CDS encoding zinc-binding dehydrogenase; this translates as MKAAVIHQFGDFDVLKYEDIATPKPKPGNVLVKILAAGVNRLDHYLREGSVVPDFPFPHILGADAAGEVFRAGKDVTGFEIGERIIVVPGYPQSEEDYDIYPASQAPSFALPGLHIPGTYAQYIEVPARFLLKDDTGLTPAEVATLPVALATAVRAVKEVAGVKAGDTVLVQAGASGSGSMQIQVAKALGARVATTIRNASKADAVRELGADLVINTSNEDLVERVKEWTDGRGADVVIDNLAGDVLATSIAAAKATGVIVAFGFAAGPEVKFDIRSLFFEQKELKGSMASDKSDLEFGLQLVREGKITPLLDRTLPLSEAAEAHRLVANNEVIGNVALLPWAA
- a CDS encoding LysR family transcriptional regulator, whose amino-acid sequence is MDSIAGMRILVRVVDSGSFSAAARQLGIAPSSVSRQINQLEEDLGARLFVRTTRKLSLTEAGQLYYERARGIIDDVNEAKLALSQLGSPSGILRVTVPSGIGRQLVVSAVPAFLDKYPAIKIVLSMTDRMVDIVDAGIDVAIRVGRQRDSSFKARKIGESKRIVCASPEYLKKAGTPKKPVDLESHNCITWRDHPGHNVWTFRGPDGVSNVRASGSFFAKNADAIVAATVAGLGLSLLPDWNMGIELRQKQLRPVLTDYQASPAASPVYAVHAHQRHVPPKIRVFIDFLIEAFARTRYS
- a CDS encoding antibiotic biosynthesis monooxygenase, which codes for MVVIVEFEMRAGMDSEFEAALKHMQEQVKQYDGFLGEAPCCSLENERKFVSLFFWRDREAIKAWRDDPEHVKVQQLSREKIFAWYKIRVCELEREYEREYSE